The following are encoded in a window of Rosa chinensis cultivar Old Blush chromosome 4, RchiOBHm-V2, whole genome shotgun sequence genomic DNA:
- the LOC112195733 gene encoding sugar transport protein MST4: MAGGFGVTTSGGEDFEARITPLVIISCILASSGGLMFGYDIGISGGVTSMADFLKKFFPAVYKRQQIPGLESNYCKYDNQYLQLFTSSLYLAALTASFFASYTTRKLGRKLTMLVAGIFFCVGTVFNAAAKNLAMLIIGRLLLGCGVGFGNQAVPLFLSEVAPPRIRGALNILFQLNVTVGLLLANVINYGSSKVTGGWGWRLSLGLAGVPSVLLTIGAIVVVDTPNSLIERGKLEQGKSVLKRIRGVENVDPEFLELLEASRMAKEVKHPFRNLLKRRNRPQLIITVFLQFFQQFTGINAINFYAPVLFQTLGFKSDASLYSAVITGSCMVVGAIISIYLADRVGRRVLLLEGAIQMLVSHIGVTIILGLKLKETTSSLDRGLAILVVVLVCSFVGSFGWSWGPLAWLIASEIFPLEARSAGQSVTVGVNMFFTFVIAQAFLSMLCHLKFGIFLFFAAFVFIMFLFVLFLLPETKGVPIEEMTDVVWRQHWFWRRYIEDDFEDDPKPQGYA; the protein is encoded by the exons ATGGCGGGGGGATTTGGGGTTACGACATCAGGAGGTGAAGACTTTGAAGCAAGAATCACTCCTCTCGTCATCATTTCTTGCATACTGGCCTCTAGCGGAGGCCTCATGTTTGGTTATGATATTGGTATTTCAG GGGGCGTTACATCCATGGCCGACTTCCTGAAGAAATTCTTCCCAGCAGTCTATAAGAGGCAGCAAATTCCAGGACTTGAGAGCAACTACTGCAAATACGACAACCAATACCTGCAATTATTCACATCTTCATTGTACCTTGCTGCTTTAACGGCATCATTCTTTGCTTCTTACACTACAAGAAAGCTAGGTCGAAAGTTGACAATGTTGGTTGCTGGGATTTTCTTTTGCGTTGGAACGGTTTTTAATGCTGCAGCTAAGAACCTTGCCATGCTTATTATTGGGAGGCTCTTACTTGGTTGTGGAGTTGGTTTTGGTAACCAG GCAGTACCTCTTTTCCTTTCCGAGGTTGCACCCCCAAGGATTCGTGGGGCTCTTAACATACTCTTCCAGCTCAATGTCACCGTTGGACTTCTCTTAGCAAACGTAATCAATTATGGAAGTTCCAA GGTGACAGGGGGGTGGGGGTGGAGGTTATCATTGGGTTTGGCTGGCGTTCCGTCAGTTCTGCTAACCATAGGGGCTATAGTTGTGGTGGATACTCCTAACAGTTTGATTGAACGAGGCAAGTTGGAGCAAGGAAAATCAGTTCTCAAAAGAATTCGCGGTGTTGAAAACGTTGATCCGGAGTTCTTAGAGCTTCTCGAGGCAAGTCGCATGGCTAAAGAAGTTAAGCATCCCTTCAGAAATCTGCTCAAGCGTCGGAATAGGCCGCAACTAATTATTACAGTGTTTTTGCAG TTCTTCCAGCAATTCACTGGCATTAACGCAATCAATTTCTACGCTCCAGTTTTGTTCCAGACCTTGGGATTTAAAAGTGACGCTTCACTTTACTCGGCTGTTATAACAGGAAGCTGTATGGTGGTTGGAGCCATTATATCAATCTACTTGGCAGATAGAGTTGGCCGCCGCGTGCTCTTGCTAGAAGGTGCTATCCAAATGTTGGTTTCTCATATTGGTGTTACAATAATACTTGGACTTAAACTGAAAGAAACTACAAGCAGCCTTGACCGCGGATTGGCAATTCTGGTGGTGGTGTTGGTGTGCTCCTTTGTGGGGTCGTTCGGATGGTCTTGGGGACCTCTTGCCTGGCTGATAGCTAGTGAGATATTTCCGCTAGAGGCCCGCTCCGCGGGGCAGAGTGTGACCGTCGGTGTCAACATGTTCTTTACGTTCGTCATAGCACAAGCCTTCCTCTCAATGCTTTGCCACCTGAAGTTTGGCATATTCTTATTTTTCGCAGCTTTTGTCTTCATCATGTTTTTGTTTGTGCTCTTCTTACTTCCCGAGACCAAGGGTGTGCCTATTGAAGAGATGACGGACGTTGTCTGGAGACAACATTGGTTTTGGAGGAGATATATTGAGGACGATTTTGAAGATGATCCCAAGCCCCAGGGGTATGCTTGA
- the LOC112200265 gene encoding sugar transport protein MST4 codes for MAGGFGVSTGGGDFEAKITPLVIISCIMAASGGLMFGYDIGISGGVTSMPDFLKKFFPVVYQKQQSPGLDSNYCKYDNQGLQLFTSSLYLAALMATFVASYSTKMLGRKMTMLIAGIFFCVGTVFNAAAHNLAMLIIGRIVLGCGVGFANQAIPLFLSEVAPTRIRGALNILFQLNITIGILVANLINYGTSKLTDGTGWRISLGLAGVPAFMLTVGSLIVVDTPNSLIQRGQLEAGKAVLKRIRGIDNVDPEYLEIVEASRVAGEVKNPFRNLLKRRNQPSLIIGIMMQVFQQFTGINAIMFYAPVLFQTLGFKSDASLYSAVITGLVNVLSTVVSIVIVDKAGRRMLLLEAGVQMFLSQMGVAVVMGLKVKDTTNTLGHGLGILVVILICSFVASFAWSWGPLGWLIPSETFALEARSAGQSIAVFTNMLFTFIIAQAFLSMLCKMKSGIFFFFSAWVLVMTLFTVFLIPETKNVPIEEMNDRVWKKHWFWKRFMDEWDMEAPKGHA; via the exons ATGGCGGGAGGATTTGGGGTGTCAACGGGAGGTGGAGATTTTGAAGCCAAGATCACGCCTCTTGTGATCATTTCTTGCATAATGGCAGCTAGTGGAGGACTCATGTTTGGTTACGATATTGGTATTTCAG GCGGTGTCACATCAATGCCCGATTTTCTAAAGAAATTCTTCCCCGTTGTATATCAGAAGCAACAAAGTCCAGGACTTGATAGCAATTACTGCAAATACGATAATCAAGGGCTACAACTGTTCACATCTTCGTTGTACCTCGCTGCTTTAATGGCAACCTTTGTTGCATCGTACTCAACCAAAATGCTAGGCCGAAAGATGACCATGTTGATTGCTGGGATTTTCTTTTGTGTGGGAACAGTTTTTAATGCTGCAGCTCATAACCTTGCGATGCTCATTATTGGGAGGATCGTACTTGGTTGTGGAGTTGGATTTGCTAACCAG GCGATTCCACTTTTCCTATCCGAGGTCGCACCGACAAGAATTCGGGGGGCACTTAACATACTCTTCCAGCTCAACATTACTATTGGCATTCTGGTTGCAAACCTTATCAATTACGGAACTTCCAA ACTAACTGACGGAACGGGATGGAGAATATCACTAGGTTTGGCTGGCGTTCCAGCATTTATGCTAACTGTGGGGTCTCTTATTGTGGTAGACACTCCTAATAGTTTGATCCAACGAGGTCAGTTGGAGGCAGGAAAAGCAGTTCTTAAAAGGATCCGAGGTATTGACAATGTCGATCCAGAATACCTGGAGATTGTTGAGGCAAGTCGTGTGGCTGGAGAAGTGAAGAATCCCTTCAGAAATCTTCTTAAGCGTAGGAACCAGCCTTCTTTGATCATTGGAATAATGATGCAG GTTTTCCAACAATTCACTGGCATTAATGCAATCATGTTTTATGCACCAGTCTTGTTCCAGACCTTGGGATTTAAGAGTGATGCATCTCTCTATTCAGCTGTCATAACAGGACTCGTCAATGTCCTGTCAACTGTTGTATCAATCGTCATTGTGGACAAAGCTGGTCGCCGCATGCTTTTGCTAGAAGCTGGTGTCCAAATGTTCCTTTCACAAATGGGCGTTGCAGTGGTGATGGGACTGAAAGTTAAGGACACAACCAACACCCTCGGACATGGCTTGGGAATTCTTGTGGTAATTTTGATCTGCAGTTTTGTGGCATCCTTTGCATGGTCTTGGGGACCTCTAGGGTGGTTGATCCCAAGTGAGACATTTGCCCTTGAGGCTCGCTCTGCAGGGCAGAGTATTGCTGTTTTTACCAACATGCTCTTCACATTTATTATAGCACAGGCTTTCCTCTCAATGCTTTGCAAAATGAAGTCCGgcatattctttttcttctcagcCTGGGTACTTGTCATGACACTCTTTACAGTCTTCTTAATTCCTGAGACCAAGAATGTCCCTATTGAAGAGATGAATGACCGAGTGTGGAAGAAGCACTGGTTCTGGAAGAGATTCATGGATGAATGGGATATGGAGGCACCCAAAGGGCATGCTTGA
- the LOC112199325 gene encoding uncharacterized protein LOC112199325: MIDQAPLELQGQVKAVLKAMRSFDFVLCLLPMHKVMKIIEVLCQTLQRKSLDVVHAMNFVALTKSILQEMREKGWDDLVRDVESFYEKHDIDMPDMNTWYKDGTCRHCQQRDFITVEHHYHMDVFNALVDFQLSELNRRFSDHASELLILSSTLDLRDNFKNFKTEGVCNLAKKFYPEDFDDGEMFALELECAYL, translated from the coding sequence ATGATTGACCAAGCACCCTTGGAATTGCAAGGACAAGTTAAGGCTGTTCTTAAAGCTATGAGgtcttttgattttgtgttaTGTTTGCTTCCAATGCACAAAGTAATGAAAATCATTGAAGTTCTTTGTCAAACATTGCAGCGGAAATCACTTGATGTTGTACATGCTATGAACTTTGTTGCACTTACAAAATCAATTCTTCAGGAGATGAGAGAAAAAGGTTGGGATGATTTGGTAAGAGATGTAGAATCTTTTTATGAAAAGCATGATATTGATATGCCTGATATGAATACTTGGTATAAGGATGGTACATGTCGTCATTGCCAACAAAGAGATTTCATTACAGTTGAGCATCATTACCATATGGATGTATTCAATGCTTTAGTTGATTTTCAGTTGAGTGAGTTGAATAGAAGATTCTCAGACCATGCATCAGAACTCCTTATACTTAGTTCAAccttggatcttcgtgataactTCAAGAATTTTAAAACTGAAGGTGTTTGCAATCTTGCAAAGAAGTTTTATCCTGAAGATTTTGATGATGGTGAAATGTTTGCTTTAGAATTAGAGTGTGCATATTTATAA